In the genome of Drosophila yakuba strain Tai18E2 chromosome 3R, Prin_Dyak_Tai18E2_2.1, whole genome shotgun sequence, one region contains:
- the LOC6539050 gene encoding probable ubiquitin carboxyl-terminal hydrolase FAF isoform X2 has product MTFDTRRHTTGQPGSTATSSSSSTTSTATTTTSPAQSAGSGSGTGTVSTSSLPGGGSGSLDGNQEQQPATGSQSSDDVAASLSANTVDSTITIVPPEKLISSFPTTKLRSLTQKISNPRWVVPVLPEQELEVLLNAAIELTQAGVDHDCEPCVEFYRNGLSTSFAKILTDEAVNSWKNNIHHCILVSCGKLLHLIAIHMQRDNPYLLDLLAIVFDPENKFNTFNAARQPECFAAPDCIWGQLDSNKMYARPPAEPKNARGWLVDLINRFGQLGGFDNLLERFNSGLELLKRNQNKCTGKNVGVEGSVENGAQDNRLTLALIHSLLRPFGQCYELLTPATIAKYFMPTWNVVLDLLDSFTDEELKREVKPEGRNDYINGIVKSARFLASRLSGQEELIRDLEMFRLKMILRLLQVSSFNGKMNALNEINKVLSSVAYYSHRSQPLPHCMPEDEMDWLTAERMAQWIKSSDVLGIVLKDSLHQPQYVEKLEKIIRFLIKEQALTLDDLDAVWRAQAGKHEAIVKNVHDLLAKLAWDFTPEQLDHLFEAFQASMTTANKRQRERLLELIRRLAEDDKNGVMAQKVLKLFWTLAHSQEVPPEVLDQALGAHVKILDYSCSQERDAQKTIWLDKCVGELKSGDGWVLPALRLIRDICCLYDTTPNHAPRTQTGTNRQQVIERLQNDYSLVILVTNSLTAYMERVRQMVTDSPGLEATKILIDGRFPHHAQIAERLEFLKFLLKDGQLWLCADQAKQIWHCLAVNAVFPADREECFRWFGKLMGEEPDLDPGINKDFFENNILQLDPHLLTESGIKCFERFFKAVNSKEDKLKAIHRGYILDNEDLIGKDYLWRVITTGGEEIASKAIDLFKEVSTALGPRLQENIAEFHEMFIGECCSRLRTHYGNIVILGKTQLQEELDAPDQSDNANDESKDSKMRFIEAEKMCRILKVLQEYVKECDRSFSGDRVHLPLSRVTRGKNTSLYIRFQNPGRPIDDMEIVTHSNETMAAFKRSLLKRIKGTSTTNIKVDLFYTNGEMIEVSDEINPLYQYTIRDKMILTAKLTPVGTGLASSPDSSSDSSTGSPPRPCPDMQRVESESTLPGVIISQNYQYTEFFLKLYQLGSDLEHGRLRDSAKVLLHLLPCDRQTMRQLQMMCKVPKAALTVAVAGEKIAKDEEEKPNPTEQTGTETEEEHCTPEQMFLHPTPAQVLYNLSVLHGLLIPALDPLGESALLVQSAWMHSGCAHFVLELLTKNNFLPSADMHTKRASFQCVLRLAKLFLYIVGSVLSRVGDEPMICDLDNGSRSQVDILKQNFSTMPNSSQGTLRAISAKLAVMLAREMLSASQEGDRCRTLFSSTLQWSCPDISTIKAVVQLAWASSCGNLQALGSSSGDFEDEVIVPDGQDFSMCKEALEVLTISFILNPSANEALTSDPNWPKFITSIVLKNPLRHVRQVASEQLFLASTYCAGDRRPFVYMVNLLVGALKTLVPQYEATCAEFFSVLCRTLSYGCIYNWPLQISEGLLGDEIKWLQRIRENVHATGDTQVHEELLEGHLCLAKELMFFLAADSKAQLNELIHELIDDFLFTASREFLHLRRHGSLRQDTVPPPVCRSPHTIAAACDLLIALCQLCVPNMKLLTNTLIDFVCTDTDPLREWDYLPPVGARPTKGFCGLKNAGATCYMNSVLQQLYMVPAVRVGILRAHGAATTDGEDFSGDSDLTGGGLGPALFSGPASALVTLSSSSATVEDGSQDVRKNYHVVILKHVQAIFAHLGHSALQFYVPRGLWTHFKLQGEPVNLREQQDAVEFFMSLFESLDEGLKALGQPQLMNATLGGSFSDQKICQECPHRYSKEEPFSVFSVDIRNHSSLTESLEQYVKGELLEGADAYHCDKCDKKVVTVKRLCVKKLPPVLAIQLKRFEYDYERVCAIKFNDYFEFPRILDMEPYTVSGLAKLEGEVVEVGDNCQTNVEMTKYELTGIVVHSGQASGGHYFSYILSKNPANGKCQWYKFDDGEVTECKMHEDEEMKAQCFGGDYMGEIYDNNLKRMQYRRQKRWWNAYMLFYTRCDQTPVQYEPSVEQLSLTESRNMVLPLPKPIERSVRHQNIRFLHSRSTFSVEFFNFIKKLVSCNIPSARSDKITPAAEELSLLGVQLASQFLFHTGFRTKKSLRGPVIEWYDALSHHIRSSALVRKWFANHALLSPPSRLGEYILMAPSPEVRTVFVKLVVFFCHFAINDEPLTGYDGANLCEQVLISVLRLLKSEAADYGKHLPHYFSLFSMYVGLGTREKQQLLRLNVPLQFIQVALDDGPGPAIKYQYPEFSKLHQVVSHLIRCSDVSEKCQSSNQNARPLPNPFKDPTVAHEELTPLSTECMDLLFNRTGYIKKVIEDTNVGDEGLKLLQYCSWENPHFSRAVLTELLWQCGFAYCHDMRHHTDLLLNILLIDDSWQHHRIHNALNGVAEEREGLLETIQRAKTHYQKRAYQIIKCLTQLFHKSPIALQMLHTNPNITRHWSIAVEWLQDELERQRGIGCQYNSYSWSPPAQSNDNTNGYMLERSQSAKNTWTMAFELCPDEVSEKTDENNESDLEANLDENKSEPVAQPGAVHEGSTGGTEQLAENKTPTTSSPSTAAWPVRVDSNAIPRLSRQLFGAYTSTGSGSTSGTTAPTSALTTTAGSGANSETESSAQETTGETTINGLTNSLDQMEITAKKGVRSRSKGGKLPPVLFHHHQLPSEQQLKLKQQQQQQQQQQQQQLREVPQGDNKKASGK; this is encoded by the exons ATGACGTTCGACACGCGTAGGCACACCACCGGACAGCCGGGAAGCACAGCGACCAGCtcaagcagcagcaccaccagcacagCAACCACCACAACGAGTCCGGCGCAGAGTGCCGGATCAGGATCGGGAACAGGAACAGTCTCCACCTCGAGTCTGCCAGGAGGAGGGTCAGGTAGCTTGGACGGCAACCAGGAGCAACAGCCGGCGACAGGCAGTCAGAGCTCTGATGACGTAGCCGCTTCCTTGTCAGCGAATACCGTGGATAGCACCATCACAATAGT GCCTCCAGAGAAGCTTATATCCTCGTTTCCCACAACGAAACTGAGATCACTGACCCAAAAGATATCCAATCCACGTTGGGTGGTGCCCGTGCTGCCTGAGCAGGAATTGGAGGTTCTTTTGAATGCAGCCATCGAGCTGACCCAGGCTG GTGTGGATCACGACTGCGAGCCATGTGTGGAGTTTTATCGCAATGGACTGAGCACTTCATTTGCCAAGATCCTAACCGACGAGGCGGTGAATTCGTGGAAGAATAACATCCACCACTGTATCCTTGTGTCTTGCGGCAAGCTTCTGCATCTTATCGCCATCCACATGCAGCGAGACAATCCCTACCTGCTTGACTTGCTGGCTATTGTTTTTGATCCGGAGAACAAGTTCAACACATTCAACGCAGCCCGTCAGCCGGAGTGCTTCGCAGCACCGGATTGCATCTGGGGTCAGTTGGACAGCAACAAGATGTACGCCCGTCCGCCGGCGGAGCCCAAGAATGCGCGCGGCTGGCTTGTGGATCTCATTAACCGCTTCGGACAATTGGGAGGCTTTGACAATCTACTGGAACGGTTTAACAGCGGACTGGAACTGCTGAAGCGCAACCAAAACAAGTGCACTGGCAAGAATGTTGGTGTCGAGGGTAGTGTTGAAAATGGGGCTCAGGATAATCGCCTCACCCTTGCCCTCATTCACAGCCTCTTGCGTCCATTTGGTCAATGCTATGAGCTCCTAACGCCCGCCACTATCGCCAAGTACTTTATGCCCACCTGGAACGTTGTGCTAGACCTTCTGGACAGCTTCACAGACGAAGAGTTGAAGCGAGAAGTGAAACCCGAGGGACGCAATGACTACATCAATGGGATTGTGAAGTCAGCCCGCTTTCTGGCCAGTCGATTGTCTGGCCAGGAGGAGCTGATCCGGGATCTTGAGATGTTTCGCCTGAAGATGATACTGCGTCTGCTGCAAGTGTCCAGTTTCAACGGCAAGATGAACGCCCTCAATGAGATCAACAAGGTGCTCTCCTCGGTGGCATATTACTCCCATCGATCCCAACCCTTGCCCCACTGTATGCCCGAGGACGAAATGGACTGGCTGACGGCGGAGCGCATGGCGCAATGGATAAAGTCGTCAGATGTCTTGGGCATCGTACTCAAGGACTCGCTTCACCAACCGCAGTATGTGGAAAAATTGGAGAAGATTATCCGCTTTCTCATAAAGGAGCAGGCACTAACGTTGGATGATTTGGATGCAGTTTGGAGAGCCCAGGCTGGCAAGCACGAGGCCATCGTGAAGAACGTGCACGATCTACTGGCCAAACTTGCATGGGACTTTACTCCCGAGCAACTGGACCACCTCTTCGAGGCGTTCCAG GCCAGCATGACCACGGCCAATAAGCGGCAACGGGAAAGACTTCTTGAGCTGATACGCCGCTTGGCTGAGGATGATAAGAATGGTGTGATGGCCCAAAAGGTGCTCAAGCTGTTTTGGACGCTGGCCCACAGTCAGGAGGTGCCGCCGGAGGTGCTCGATCAGGCGCTGGGCGCACACGTTAAAATCTTGGACTACAGCTGCTCGCAGGAGCGGGATGCCCAAAAGACCATTTGGTTGGATAAGTGCGTTGGCGAACTCAAGTCAGGTGATGGATGGGTTCTGCCCGCCTTGCGTCTAATCCGGGATATCTGTTGCCTATATGATACCACGCCGAATCATGCCCCGCGCACTCAAACGGGTACGAATCGTCAGCAGGTGATTGAACGACTACAGAATGATTATTCACTGGTCATTCTGGTCACCAATAGTTTGACTGCATACATGGAAAGGGTGCGCCAAATGGTAACCGATTCACCGGGCTTGGAAGCAACGAAAATCCTAATTGACGGAAGATTTCCGCACCACGCGCAAATAGCAGAGCGGCTGGAGTTTCTTAAGTTCCTGCTGAAAGACGGACAGCTATGGCTGTGCGCAGATCAAGCAAAGCAGATTTGGCATTGCCTGGCGGTAAATGCCGTGTTTCCGGCAGATCGTGAGGAGTGCTTTAGATGGTTTGGCAAGTTAATGGGGGAGGAGCCTGACTTGGATCCTGGCATCAACAAAGACTTCTTCGAAAACAACATTCTGCAACTTGATCCGCATCTGCTTACCGAAAGTGGAATCAAGTGCTTTGAGCGCTTCTTCAAGGCGGTCAACTCCAAAGAGGACAAGCTGAAGGCGATACATAGAGGTTACATACTGGACAACGAGGATCTTATAGGCAAGGACTACTTGTGGCGAGTCATCACAACGGGAGGCGAGGAAATCGCCAGCAAGGCCATTGATCTGTTTAAGGAAGTGTCCACGGCATTGGGCCCACGTCTGCAGGAGAATATCGCTGAGTTTCACGAGATGTTCATTGGTGAGTGCTGCTCCCGCCTGCGCACACACTATGGGAACATCGTTATTTTGGGCAAGACGCAGTTGCAGGAGGAGTTGGATGCACCCGATCAGTCGGATAATGCCAACGACGAATCGAAAGACTCAAAAATGCGTTTTATCGAGGCGGAGAAGATGTGCCGAATTTTGAAGGTGCTGCAAGAATATGTGAAGGAGTGCGATCGATCCTTCAGCGGCGATCGTGTTCACCTGCCACTCAGCCGGGTTACACGGGGCAAAAACACCAGCTTGTATATCCGCTTCCAGAACCCCGGCAGACCCATCGACGACATGGAGATCGTCACACACAGCAACGAGACGATGGCCGCTTTTAAGAGAAGTCTACTTAAGCGAATTAAGGGCACATCGACGACCAACATTAAGGTTGATCTCTTCTACACTAATGGCGAGATGATCGAAGTATCCGATGAAATTAACCCACTCTATCAGTACACAATCCGGGATAAGATGATTCTTACAGCAAAACTCACGCCCGTGGGCACGGGTCTAGCCAGCAGCCCCGACTCCTCGAGCGACTCGAGCACAGGATCTCCTCCCCGTCCCTGCCCTGACATGCAGCGCGTGGAGTCAGAGAGCACACTGCCTGGCGTGATCATCTCGCAAAACTACCAGTACACAGAGTTCTTTTTAAAACTGTACCAGCTGGGCAGTGATCTCGAGCACGGTCGCCTTCGAGACAGTGCAAAAGTGTTACTGCACTTGCTCCCCTGCGACCGCCAGACGATGCGCCAGCTGCAGATGATGTGCAAAGTGCCGAAGGCTGCCTTAACGGTGGCTGTGGCTGGTGAGAAGATCGCCAAGGATGAGGAGGAGAAACCAAACCCGACTGAGCAGACGGGGACTGAAACTGAAGAG GAGCACTGCACGCCGGAGCAGATGTTTTTGCACCCCACACCTGCTCAGGTGCTGTACAACCTTAGTGTGCTGCACGGACTGCTGATTCCCGCGCTGGATCCACTAGGAGAAAGTGCCCTACTAGTGCAGTCTGCATGGATGCATTCAGGCTGCGCTCATTTCGTGCTGGAACTGTTGaccaaaaacaattttctgCCCAGCGCCGATATGCACACAAAGCGTGCGTCCTTCCAGTGCGTGTTGAGGTTGGCAAAGCTGTTCCTGTACATAGTTGGCAGTGTATTGTCTCGTGTAGGCGATGAGCCCATGATCTGCGACCTTGACAACGGATCCCGCTCCCAGGTTGATATCCTGAAGCAGAACTTTTCGACGATGCCCAATAGCTCGCAGGGAACATTGCGAGCGATCTCCGCGAAACTGGCAGTGATGCTTGCCCGAGAGATGCTTTCAGCCAGCCAAGAAGGTGATCGGTGCCGAACGCTATTTAGCTCCACACTGCAGTGGTCATGTCCCGACATTTCAACCATTAAGGCGGTGGTGCAATTGGCATGGGCCTCGTCTTGCGGCAATCTTCAGGCTCTAGGCAGCAGTAGCGGCGACTTTGAGGACGAGGTGATCGTGCCGGACGGGCAAGACTTTAGCATGTGCAAGGAGGCGCTAGAGGTTCTCACCATTTCGTTTATTCTGAATCCGAGTGCCAACGAGGCGTTGACCAGCGATCCGAACTGGCCAAAGTTCATCACATCCATTGTTCTGAAGAACCCTCTTCGCCACGTGCGGCAGGTGGCCTCTGAGCAGTTGTTTCTGGCTTCTACCTACTGCGCCGGTGATCGGAGACCGTTCGTCTACATGGTTAACTTGCTGGTTGGCGCTTTAAAGACGCTGGTTCCCCAGTACGAGGCTACTTGCGCTGAGTTCTTTTCGGTGCTGTGTCGGACTCTTTCTTATGGATGCATCTACAACTGGCCGCTGCAGATTAGCGAGGGATTGTTAGGCGATGAGATTAAGTGGCTGCAACGCATTCGGGAAAACGTCCATGCCACGGGCGACACACAAGTGCATGAGGAGCTCCTTGAGGGCCACCTCTGCCTAGCCAAAGAGCTAATGTTTTTCCTTGCCGCCGATTCAAAGGCGCAGCTTAACGAGCTCATCCACGAACTGATCGACGACTTCCTCTTCACGGCCTCTCGCGAATTTCTGCATTTACGGCGTCACGGCAGTCTACGGCAAGACACCGTCCCGCCGCCAGTTTGTCGCAGTCCGCACACAATCGCCGCTGCTTGCGATCTCCTCATTGCCTTGTGCCAGCTCTGTGTTCCTAATATGAAGCTACTCACCAATACACTCATAGACTTCGTCTGCACGG ATACTGATCCGTTGCGTGAATGGGATTACCTGCCGCCGGTGGGCGCCAGGCCAACCAAAGGTTTCTGCGGACTAAAGAACGCCGGTGCCACTTGCTACATGAATTCGGTGTTGCAACAGCTTTACATGGTGCCAGCGGTCCGCGTGGGTATCCTGCGAGCCCATGGCGCTGCAACCACCGATGGCGAGGATTTCAGTGGCGACTCCGATTTGACGGGAGGCGGTCTTGGACCGGCCCTATTTTCGGGTCCCGCTTCTGCCCTAGTCACCCTCTCCTCGTCGTCGGCAACTGTCGAAGACGGATCGCAGGATGTGCGAAAGAACTATCACGTTGTGATCCTAAAGCACGTGCAGGCCATATTCGCCCACCTGGGCCACAGTGCATTGCAGTTTTACGTTCCCCGTGGTCTCTGGACGCATTTCAA aCTTCAGGGAGAGCCCGTGAATCTTCGAGAGCAACAAGATGCCGTGGAGTTCTTCATGTCCTTGTTTGAAAGTCTCGATGAGGGACTCAAAGCGCTTGGCCAGCCACAGCTTATGAATGCCACTCTGGGCGGCTCGTTCAGCGATCAGAAAATCTGCCAAGAGTGTCCCCATCGCTACTCCAAAGAGGAACCATTTAGTGTATTTAGTGTCGATATTAGGAATCATAGCTCATTAACCGAATCTCTGGAGCAGTATGTCAAGGGAGAGCTGCTCGAGGGAGCCGATGCATACCATTGTGATAAATGTGATAAAAAA GTAGTTACCGTTAAGCGACTGTGCGTTAAGAAGCTGCCACCCGTGTTAGCCATTCAACTAAAGCGCTTCGAATACGACTACGAACGCGTCTGTGcgattaaatttaatgattattttgaatttccacGTATCTTGGATATGGAACCATACACAG TGTCTGGCCTAGCTAAGCTAGAGGGCGAGGTGGTGGAAGTGGGTGATAATTGTCAAACAAACGTTGAGATGACAAAGTACGAACTGACCGGCATTGTGGTGCACAGCGGACAGGCCTCCGGCGGTCACTACTTCAGTTACATACTCTCCAA AAACCCAGCGAACGGCAAGTGTCAGTGGTATAAATTTGACGACGGTGAAGTCACCGAGTGCAAAATGCACGAGGATGAGGAAATGAAGGCGCAGTGCTTCGGCGGCGACTACATGGGCGAAATCTACGACAACAATCTTAAGCGCATGCAGTACCGTCGGCAGAAGCGCTGGTGGAATGCCTACATGTTGTTCTACACCCGCTGTGATCAAACTCCCGTGCAGTATGAACCCAGCGTGGAGCAGTTGTCGCTCACAGAAAGTCGAAACATGGTTTTACCCTTGCCAAAGCCCATTGAGCGCAGCGTGCG CCACCAAAACATTCGGTTTCTACACTCTCGAAGCACTTTTTCCGTGGAGTTCTTCAACTTCATCAAAAAGTTGGTCAGCTGCAATATACCCTCTGCACGGAGCGATAAGATC ACTCCTGCTGCTGAGGAGCTTTCACTGCTGGGCGTGCAATTAGCATCGCAGTTTCTTTTCCACACCGGCTTCCGCACGAAAAAGTCTCTGCGTGGCCCCGTCATTGAATG GTATGACGCGCTCTCACACCACATACGTTCCTCGGCACTAGTTCGCAAGTGGTTCGCCAATCATGCGCTCCTCTCGCCGCCATCGCGCTTGGGCGAGTACATTCTGATGGCTCCGTCTCCGGAGGTGCGTACCGTCTTTGTCAAGTTGGTGGTTTTCTTCTGCCATTTCGCCATCAACGATGAGCCTCTGACTGGCTACGACGGAGCTAATCTTTGCGAGCAGGTTCTCATCAGCGTGCTGCGCCTCTTGAAATCTGAGGCAGCCGACTATGGCAAACACCTGCCCCATTATTTTAGCCTTTTCAGTATGTACGTGGGACTAGGAACACGGGAAAAGCAGCAACTGCTTAGG CTCAATGTGCCACTGCAGTTTATTCAGGTGGCGTTGGACGATGGCCCCGGTCCGGCAATAAAATACCAGTACCCGGAGTTCAGCAAGCTACACCAAGTGGTTTCGCACCTAATACGGTGCAGCGATGTAAGCGAAAAATGCCAGAGCTCCAACCAGAACGCCCGTCCACTGCCGAATCCGTTCAAAGATCCGACTGTAGCGCACGAGGAGCTGACGCCCCTGTCTACGGAGTGCATGGACTTGCTTTTTAACCGCACTGG CTACATCAAGAAGGTGATCGAAGACACAAACGTGGGTGACGAGGGTCTGAAGCTGTTGCAATACTGCAGCTGGGAGAATCCACATTTCTCACGCGCAGTACTAACTGAATTGTTGTGGCAGTGTGGTTTTGCTTATTGCCACGACATGCGGCACCACACTGACCTGCTCCTGAACATCCTGCTGATCGACGACTCATGGCAGCACCATCGCATACACAATGCTCTCAACGGAGTGGCTGAGGAGCGCGAGGGTCTGCTAGAGACGATACAGCGGGCGAAGACGCACTACCAGAAGAGGGCGTACCAAATAATCAAGTGCCTGACGCAGCTGTTCCACAAGTCGCCCATTGCGCTGCAGATGCTCCACACAAACCCGAACATAACCCGGCACTGGAGCATTGCAGTGGAGTGGCTGCAAGACGAACTGGAACGGCAGCGGGGCATCGGTTGCCAGTACAATTCATACTCGTGGTCGCCTCCGGCGCAGAGCAACGACAACACCAATGGCTACATGCTGGAGCGATCGCAGTCTGCCAAGAACACGTGGACCATGGCTTTTGAGCTTTGTCCAGATGAGGTCAGCGAAAAAACG GATGAAAACAATGAGTCGGATTTGGAGGCGAACCTGGATGAAAACAAATCTGAACCGGTGGCTCAGCCGGGAGCCGTGCATGAGGGATCTACCGGCGGCACGGAGCAGTTGGCCGAAAACAAGACGCCTACCACAAGCAGTCCGTCTACCGCCGCCTGGCCAGTGCGCGTGGACAGCAACGCCATTCCACGGCTTTCGCGTCAGCTCTTTGGGGCTTACACGTCAACTGGCAGTGGCTCTACTAGTGGAACTACCGCGCCCACTTCCGCCTTGACGACAACGGCGGGTAGTGGGGCTAACAGCGAAACAGAAAGCAGCGCCCAGGAGACAACCGGCGAGACGACCATTAACGGTCTGACAAACAGCCTGGACCAAATGGAGATAACGGCCAAAAAG GGTGTGCGAAGTCGCTCCAAAGGAGGCAAGCTCCCGCCGGTGCTGTTTCACCATCACCAGTTGCCGTCCGAGCAACAACTTAAGCtaaagcagcaacaacagcagcagcaacagcagcagcagcagcaactacgTG AAGTGCCGCAGGGTGATAATAAGAAAGCTAGTGGAAAGTAA